The following nucleotide sequence is from Psychroserpens sp. Hel_I_66.
TCGTAAGGCCATCTCTTATAGGAAGTACAACAGTTTCGATACGTTTATCGTTCTTTAAAAGCGTATTGAATTCTAAGACTGCTTTTGTAGACAGATCTTTTTCATCTAAGGGTTCAATTACTTTTCCATGCCATAGTACATTATCTGATAAAATAATTCCGCCAGGATTTAATTTATCTATAATTAAATGGAAATACTTTACGTAGTTGGGTTTGTCTGCATCAATAAACACCAGATCAAAATTTAGATCAAGTTTAGGAATAATCTCAATGGCACTTCCTAAGTGTTGGTGTATCTGATTTCCGAAGGAGGATTTATTAAAATATTTACGCTGAAAATCTACGAGTTCCTCATTGACATCAATTGTGTGAATCTCGCCATCATCTTGTAATCCCTCAGCTAAACACAAGGTAGCATAACCCGTAAATGTCCCTAATTCTAGAACAGTTTTGGGTCTAATTAATTTTGAAATCATACTTAATACACGACCTTGGTAAGGTCCACTAAGCATAATGGGCTGTAATATTTTTTGGTAGGTTTCTCTGGTAAGTTGTTGGAGTAATTCAGGCTCTTCTTGAGAATGGGCTACGACATATTCATCTAATTTTTCGGGTAAAAAGTGCATTAACCTAAAATTCGTTTCACTAATTTATCTTTTGCAATTTCATCATCACCGCAAAGCCACTGGATCACATTATCTTCCCAGATTGCATCACGTTGATTTTCGGTAATAATGTTTCTGCCAATAGCTAAATCTAAAATTTTTCCAGGATAGGACGATTGTTTTTCACTTTCCATTTCTCCTAATGGATACGGATCATCAAGTCCCATCAAAACTTGTTTAGAGCCTTGGTTTTTAATCAATAATTCCAGTCCTCCAGTATCATGTACTAACGTATCAAAAAAGATATTTTTATGTCCAACAGCTTTTCTAGGATGGCTTTTTCCTTCAAATAAATCTGGTCTGCCATCAAAACCTTGAATACGACGTCCTAAATTTATTTGAGCTAACTGTCCGCCATGAGCAAAGCAGGTTCTCATATTAGGAAATTTATCCTGAAACCCATTCAATGTTAAAAAATGATATGCATCAGCACATTGTGCCAACATCCAAATGAGGTGAAAGCGCCAAGATGTATTTTCAAGTTTAATGAATTTTTCACCATCGTAAGGGTGAATTTCTACAGCAAGATTGTATTTGCTCGCCAATTCAAAAATAGGTTCATTCTCTTCGTCAAAAATACAGCGCCAAGTACCAATCGTATCCATATAATGGGTTGGTAAACATAAAAGCTGCAGACCTAATTCTTCTACACAACGCTCAATTTCCCAACAAGCACCACGAACAAAACCAGGATGTACAACAAAACCACACGTAAATTTACTAGGGTTGTCGTGTTGTACCTTTGCATTAAAATCATTCTGAAAACGGAGCGCCTGTTTCATTTCCTCAACTCGTAAACCATTTCCATAAAGCTGGGATAAGTTAAGCACAACCGCATGGTCAATTTTAAAACGCTCCATCCATGCCAGTTTTTCATTTAAAAAGAAACTGGAATCTGTAATTGGACGGTTCCAATCCTTTTGGAGCATAAACTTTCGGTCCTTATCCACCCAAAAGATACCCTTATCCTTCATAAATTGCGGGATTTCCTCTGGATAGGGAAGTAAATGCGAATGACCGTTGATTCTCAATTTTCGTTTGCTCATGGTTGGAATGCTTTAAAAGCTAATGGTTAGATTTAGAATTTAATTTGATTATAGGATGTTTTCTTCCGAAGAAATAATATTAATCTATCTGTACTTTCTTAGGTGGCTGCATCACTTCGCCACAATTAGGGCAAGCACGTTTATCTTTATCGCCATAATATTTGTCAAATATTTTAGGCATATCTGTTTCAATATTTTCTACTTTAAAATCCTCTTCGTATAGTTTTGTAGTGCAATTTTCACAAAACCACAATAGTGCATCACGCATCCCATCTGGACGCTTATATTCAATCACCAACCCAACCGTATTTGCACCACGTTGTGGAGAATGCGGTACTTTTGGAGGTAGTAAAAATATATCGCCTTCCTTTATGTGAATATCTTTTGGTGTGCCATTGTCAATCACTTTCAACACGATATCACCTTCCAAT
It contains:
- a CDS encoding O-methyltransferase — its product is MHFLPEKLDEYVVAHSQEEPELLQQLTRETYQKILQPIMLSGPYQGRVLSMISKLIRPKTVLELGTFTGYATLCLAEGLQDDGEIHTIDVNEELVDFQRKYFNKSSFGNQIHQHLGSAIEIIPKLDLNFDLVFIDADKPNYVKYFHLIIDKLNPGGIILSDNVLWHGKVIEPLDEKDLSTKAVLEFNTLLKNDKRIETVVLPIRDGLTISRKI
- a CDS encoding amidohydrolase family protein; translated protein: MSKRKLRINGHSHLLPYPEEIPQFMKDKGIFWVDKDRKFMLQKDWNRPITDSSFFLNEKLAWMERFKIDHAVVLNLSQLYGNGLRVEEMKQALRFQNDFNAKVQHDNPSKFTCGFVVHPGFVRGACWEIERCVEELGLQLLCLPTHYMDTIGTWRCIFDEENEPIFELASKYNLAVEIHPYDGEKFIKLENTSWRFHLIWMLAQCADAYHFLTLNGFQDKFPNMRTCFAHGGQLAQINLGRRIQGFDGRPDLFEGKSHPRKAVGHKNIFFDTLVHDTGGLELLIKNQGSKQVLMGLDDPYPLGEMESEKQSSYPGKILDLAIGRNIITENQRDAIWEDNVIQWLCGDDEIAKDKLVKRILG
- a CDS encoding 3-hydroxyanthranilate 3,4-dioxygenase → MSTLVSPINFKAWIEENRHLLKPPVGNKVVWKDGDFIVMVVGGPNSRKDYHYNETPEFFYQLEGDIVLKVIDNGTPKDIHIKEGDIFLLPPKVPHSPQRGANTVGLVIEYKRPDGMRDALLWFCENCTTKLYEEDFKVENIETDMPKIFDKYYGDKDKRACPNCGEVMQPPKKVQID